The proteins below are encoded in one region of Flavobacterium nackdongense:
- a CDS encoding DUF5689 domain-containing protein, with the protein MKNRLKNSFIILMAIFLFSGCVNDTYDTPEFGNCVDPGLTKTKSIADIYAVAKNPVTDPSTGIPNTPTYTADDIIEGYVVSSDEGGNFYKSMYVQAVDGSKGYNLSIDEGNLYSKNFQPGKKVFLKLKGLAYANPTSFGVGLIFGAKPTEQYAVDRLPTLEYPKHLIASCDAVSEDAIVRKITLAQVGDTYLNTLVEIDNVQFTDEAAGGTYDSNREDDYDSSIYVTDGVKTLTIRTSRFANFAGYKVPTGKGKIRGVLTKYNSTFQIIMRTERDANMPNPRVDYTPALVGSNSAVFPSTVNETFESYISSPSQTNFPNYINDAAVGSRYFEVKTFSSNKYIQMTSFGSGGANNTYLFVPVNMTTANNLSFRTNMGFWNGAVLKVYYVLATDYTPGGKVDISKMVNITSNFTIPTTPTSGYGTTFTASGVYAIPPSVTGNGYFVFEYAGNANAFPAVTTTLQLDNITVN; encoded by the coding sequence ATGAAAAATAGATTAAAAAATAGTTTTATCATTTTAATGGCCATCTTCTTGTTTTCGGGTTGTGTAAATGATACTTACGATACCCCAGAATTTGGCAACTGTGTCGATCCAGGTTTGACCAAAACTAAATCCATAGCCGATATTTATGCTGTGGCCAAAAACCCTGTGACTGATCCTTCAACAGGAATTCCGAATACACCAACCTACACTGCCGACGATATTATCGAAGGTTATGTAGTTTCAAGCGACGAAGGCGGAAATTTTTATAAAAGTATGTATGTTCAGGCTGTAGATGGTTCTAAAGGATACAACCTGTCTATTGACGAGGGTAATCTGTATAGCAAAAATTTTCAACCTGGTAAAAAAGTGTTTCTGAAACTGAAAGGTTTGGCGTATGCCAATCCAACAAGTTTTGGAGTAGGTTTAATTTTCGGAGCAAAACCAACAGAGCAATACGCTGTAGACAGACTTCCAACTTTGGAATATCCTAAACACCTTATTGCTTCTTGTGATGCCGTAAGCGAAGATGCCATTGTTCGTAAAATAACATTGGCGCAAGTTGGAGATACTTATTTAAATACTTTGGTTGAAATTGATAATGTTCAGTTTACCGATGAAGCTGCGGGTGGAACTTACGATTCCAATAGAGAGGATGATTATGACTCTAGTATTTATGTCACAGACGGCGTAAAAACATTAACTATTAGAACTAGCCGATTTGCCAATTTTGCTGGTTATAAAGTTCCAACCGGAAAAGGAAAAATAAGAGGCGTACTGACCAAATACAATTCTACTTTTCAAATTATTATGAGAACCGAACGCGATGCCAATATGCCAAACCCAAGAGTAGATTATACTCCAGCGCTTGTCGGTTCAAATTCTGCAGTTTTCCCATCAACAGTAAACGAAACATTCGAAAGTTATATTTCATCACCATCGCAAACTAATTTTCCAAATTATATTAATGATGCAGCAGTTGGCTCAAGGTATTTTGAGGTGAAAACTTTTAGCTCTAATAAATACATTCAAATGACATCATTTGGCTCTGGTGGTGCGAATAATACGTATTTATTTGTCCCTGTAAATATGACCACAGCAAATAATTTATCGTTTAGAACCAATATGGGATTCTGGAATGGAGCTGTATTGAAAGTGTATTATGTTCTTGCGACTGATTATACTCCGGGAGGAAAAGTTGACATTTCAAAAATGGTCAATATTACTTCGAATTTTACCATTCCTACAACTCCAACTTCTGGTTATGGTACCACTTTTACCGCTAGCGGTGTATATGCGATTCCTCCATCGGTAACAGGTAATGGATATTTCGTATTTGAATATGCTGGAAATGCAAATGCTTTCCCAGCCGTAACTACTACATTACAATTAGATAATATCACTGTAAATTAA
- a CDS encoding carboxypeptidase-like regulatory domain-containing protein gives MKKIIFSTLFVLQIVFAIAQTTSGVTGKVVDSKTQKPMQSVIVSVQNTNLMQLSDSNGKFSFDKLDVGSQIIRIRTNSYKEQLLQIEIKPNELLDIGTVNLEEDITTEQQLTLITITDNDLSDDNSGSESTAGLLQASRDVFLQAAAYNFGQARFSVRGIDNEYSNILINGISMNRLSDGRPQYSNWGGLNDATRNQEFTNASAPSDYTFGGIAGTQYISTRASVYRPGTRISFLSTNTNYNFRAMATHASGMDKNGWAYVISGGRRWAQDGYFDGTDYAANSLFASIEKKINDHHSLNFTSIYAQNRRGKNSPNTQEVTDLKNFKYNSYWGYQEGEKRNSRVKDVEEPIFTLSHYWKFNSKTRLHTNLSYQFGEIGNSRIDFQKADNPDPNYYKKLPSYYTTLYSYDRNNVATYTPDYAAAEETKANFLAQPQMDWTSMYRINNDNISNGSRYVLYEDRTDDKTMVANTILSSQLADNIVMNAGASFTKTTSSNFKNLIDLLGGTYYNDINTFGTLPGEEQSDLNNPNRTVGVGDKYGYNYTIDATRLEAFTQFKFTYDKIDFYLGQSFSKSSYQREGLYKNGYYPDNSFGKSTKMDFDNFGFKGGATYKITGQHYFDVNAVYMTKAPNHKDVFPNARLNNDITDNIKNETINSVDASYIIRMPKLKARFTAYFNETENTTDISFYYADNISVGNGEFVSEVVSGQNKRNKGIEAGIEYQFTSTLKATAIAAYGDYTYTNNPNLVIHADGVTEDIFNGPTNMQGYKLPGMPQQAYSAGLEYRDPKFWWIGANVNYLSNNYLDVAPLLRTSKYITDSDEANFPYDAALSASYLAQEKFNAFTLVNLVGGKTWRIQEKTLGLFANVNNVFDIQYKTGGFEQARNASYSELYKDHSGPTRSFGPKYFYGYGRTFMVNIYLNF, from the coding sequence ATGAAAAAAATTATTTTTAGTACATTATTTGTATTGCAAATAGTATTTGCTATTGCACAAACAACTAGTGGAGTTACAGGTAAAGTAGTCGATTCGAAAACACAAAAACCGATGCAAAGTGTAATCGTTTCGGTTCAAAACACCAATTTAATGCAGCTTTCAGACTCCAATGGAAAGTTTTCATTTGACAAATTAGACGTTGGAAGCCAAATCATTCGCATTAGAACCAACAGCTACAAAGAACAATTACTTCAAATTGAAATTAAACCAAACGAGCTTTTAGACATTGGCACCGTTAATTTAGAAGAAGACATTACAACGGAGCAACAATTAACGCTAATAACAATAACCGACAACGATTTGAGCGATGACAATAGCGGATCCGAAAGTACTGCAGGATTGTTGCAAGCCTCAAGAGATGTGTTTTTGCAGGCAGCGGCCTATAATTTTGGACAAGCTCGATTTAGCGTTCGCGGCATCGACAATGAATATTCGAATATTTTAATTAATGGAATTTCGATGAATCGGCTTTCAGATGGAAGACCGCAATACAGTAACTGGGGAGGCCTGAATGACGCCACCCGAAATCAAGAATTCACCAATGCTTCCGCGCCATCCGATTATACTTTTGGGGGAATTGCGGGAACCCAATATATTTCTACAAGAGCATCGGTGTACCGACCAGGAACTCGAATTTCGTTTTTGAGTACCAATACCAATTACAACTTTAGAGCGATGGCAACCCACGCCTCAGGTATGGATAAAAATGGCTGGGCTTATGTAATATCAGGAGGAAGACGTTGGGCTCAAGACGGTTATTTTGATGGTACGGATTATGCTGCCAACTCTTTGTTTGCCAGTATCGAAAAGAAAATAAACGACCATCATAGCCTTAACTTTACTTCTATTTATGCACAAAACCGTAGAGGTAAAAATTCGCCAAACACCCAAGAAGTTACCGATTTGAAAAACTTTAAATACAATTCCTATTGGGGGTATCAAGAAGGTGAAAAAAGAAATTCAAGAGTAAAAGATGTCGAAGAACCGATCTTTACCCTAAGCCATTATTGGAAATTTAATTCTAAAACAAGACTTCATACCAATCTTTCGTACCAATTTGGAGAAATAGGAAACAGCCGCATCGATTTTCAAAAAGCAGATAATCCTGATCCAAATTACTACAAAAAACTACCAAGTTATTACACCACATTGTATTCCTATGATCGTAATAATGTAGCAACTTACACGCCAGATTATGCTGCTGCAGAAGAAACTAAGGCCAATTTTCTAGCGCAACCCCAAATGGATTGGACCTCGATGTATCGCATCAATAATGACAACATAAGCAACGGTAGCCGTTATGTTTTGTACGAAGACAGAACCGACGATAAAACGATGGTTGCCAATACCATTCTTTCATCACAATTGGCCGATAACATCGTGATGAATGCCGGAGCCAGTTTTACCAAAACAACATCGTCCAATTTCAAAAACTTAATCGATCTTTTGGGAGGAACCTATTACAATGACATTAACACCTTTGGTACTTTGCCTGGCGAAGAACAATCGGATTTGAATAATCCCAACAGAACCGTTGGCGTAGGCGATAAATATGGCTATAATTATACTATCGATGCCACGAGATTAGAAGCCTTTACACAATTTAAATTCACCTATGATAAAATAGATTTCTACCTCGGACAATCATTTTCTAAAAGCAGTTACCAGAGAGAAGGTCTCTACAAAAACGGTTATTATCCAGACAACTCTTTTGGAAAAAGTACAAAAATGGACTTTGATAATTTTGGTTTCAAAGGAGGAGCAACCTATAAAATCACGGGGCAACATTATTTTGATGTCAACGCGGTTTATATGACCAAAGCCCCGAACCACAAAGATGTTTTTCCAAATGCTCGTTTGAATAATGATATAACAGACAACATCAAAAACGAAACCATCAATAGTGTTGACGCTAGTTATATTATTAGAATGCCCAAGCTAAAAGCGCGTTTCACAGCCTATTTCAATGAAACCGAAAATACTACCGATATTTCTTTTTATTATGCCGATAATATTAGCGTGGGAAATGGCGAATTTGTTTCGGAAGTGGTTTCTGGTCAAAATAAGAGAAACAAAGGAATCGAGGCTGGGATAGAATATCAATTTACCTCTACTTTGAAAGCCACTGCTATTGCCGCTTATGGCGATTACACCTACACCAACAACCCCAATTTAGTCATTCACGCCGATGGTGTAACCGAAGATATTTTCAATGGACCAACGAATATGCAGGGTTATAAACTCCCTGGTATGCCACAACAAGCGTATTCTGCAGGACTGGAATATCGGGATCCAAAATTCTGGTGGATTGGTGCCAATGTCAATTATTTGTCAAACAATTATCTCGATGTTGCGCCGCTGTTGAGAACCTCAAAATACATCACCGATTCTGATGAAGCCAATTTCCCTTATGATGCCGCATTGTCTGCCAGTTATTTGGCTCAGGAAAAATTCAATGCCTTCACCTTGGTCAATCTTGTAGGAGGAAAAACGTGGAGAATACAAGAAAAAACTTTAGGCTTGTTTGCCAATGTCAATAATGTATTCGACATTCAATACAAAACAGGTGGATTCGAACAAGCCAGAAACGCTTCGTATAGCGAATTATACAAAGACCATAGTGGCCCAACTCGCTCTTTTGGACCTAAATATTTCTACGGATACGGAAGAACATTTATGGTAAATATTTATTTAAACTTCTAA
- a CDS encoding endonuclease/exonuclease/phosphatase family protein, translated as MKIKNFIIVLFVFFFMNQTQAQQKKYALRTVAFYNFENLFDTINNPNFDEEWLPKGLQRWTSEKYKQKLENLSKVIMQIGTNEMQKDAPALIGGSEIENRHVLEDLVKHPNMAPFDYGIVHFDSPDKRGIDVALLYQKKYFKPTSFINIPLIIYRGNSNEKEKETDEDKADKDKIEIATDNRVYTRDILLVTGFLDGEEVNVLVNHWPSRSGGEKKSSPFREAAGRLARKVMDSVYKVKPNAKIILMGDLNDGSYNKSVKVGLGAKLKKSEVQEFGVYNPFEQMYKDGNATLFYRDSGDIFDQIMVSQTLIQEDHSTYQYWKAGIYNKPFMIEKFGRYAGYPLRHSENEIGYSDHFPVYIYLVKEVK; from the coding sequence ATGAAAATCAAAAATTTTATAATTGTTTTGTTTGTATTCTTTTTTATGAATCAGACCCAAGCGCAACAAAAAAAGTATGCTTTGCGTACCGTAGCATTTTATAATTTCGAAAATTTATTTGACACCATCAATAATCCAAATTTTGACGAAGAATGGCTGCCAAAGGGACTGCAGCGATGGACCTCAGAAAAATACAAGCAAAAACTAGAAAACCTTTCCAAAGTTATCATGCAAATCGGAACCAATGAGATGCAAAAAGACGCTCCAGCATTGATTGGAGGTTCCGAAATAGAAAACCGACACGTTCTTGAAGATTTAGTCAAACATCCCAATATGGCTCCATTTGATTATGGAATCGTCCATTTCGATTCGCCCGACAAACGAGGAATTGATGTGGCGCTATTGTACCAAAAAAAATATTTCAAACCTACTAGTTTCATCAACATTCCACTGATTATTTATCGAGGGAACAGTAATGAAAAGGAAAAAGAAACCGACGAGGACAAAGCCGATAAAGACAAAATAGAAATCGCAACCGACAACCGAGTGTATACCAGAGACATCCTTTTAGTCACTGGTTTTTTGGATGGCGAAGAGGTCAACGTTCTAGTCAATCACTGGCCCTCGCGTTCGGGAGGAGAGAAAAAAAGTAGCCCATTTCGAGAAGCAGCAGGACGATTGGCAAGAAAAGTAATGGATTCCGTTTATAAAGTAAAGCCAAATGCCAAAATCATTCTGATGGGTGATTTGAACGACGGATCTTATAACAAAAGTGTAAAAGTGGGACTTGGAGCCAAATTAAAAAAATCCGAAGTACAAGAATTCGGAGTGTACAATCCATTCGAACAAATGTATAAAGACGGAAATGCCACATTATTTTATAGGGATTCAGGCGATATTTTCGACCAAATTATGGTTTCTCAAACCCTTATACAAGAAGATCATTCAACTTATCAATATTGGAAAGCTGGCATCTACAACAAGCCCTTTATGATCGAAAAATTCGGCAGATATGCAGGCTACCCTTTGCGACATTCCGAAAACGAAATTGGCTATAGCGACCACTTCCCAGTTTATATTTATTTGGTCAAAGAAGTAAAATAA
- a CDS encoding magnesium transporter CorA family protein, whose translation MITYYKNNNGLTQTENREENCWINVVCPTKEETKFLLKELQIPEDFYNDIEDIDERPRIEFENGWSLIILRIPFKSNDPKLPFNTAPLGLMFKDDVFLSLSFHQTEILKDFVSYTKRKKITIENHFDLVLKLLLSSSIWFLKYLKQINQRIKLAEDNLEESIKNEELQALWQIEKCLVFFVTSLKGNDVLFRRIKNLKAHKDNYDPELLEDVEIELRQAEETTNIYSNILTGMMDAYASVISNNLNVIMKRLTSISIILMIPTLVASLYGMNVPNNFQENPFGFWIVLSISVSISVLGVFLFKKKNMF comes from the coding sequence ATGATTACGTACTACAAAAACAACAACGGCTTAACTCAAACCGAAAACCGTGAAGAAAACTGCTGGATTAATGTAGTTTGTCCCACCAAAGAAGAAACCAAATTTCTACTCAAAGAACTCCAAATTCCCGAGGATTTTTATAATGACATCGAGGATATCGACGAACGTCCCCGTATCGAATTTGAAAATGGCTGGTCGCTTATTATCCTGAGAATCCCTTTCAAAAGCAATGATCCAAAACTGCCGTTCAACACAGCACCCTTGGGATTAATGTTCAAAGACGATGTATTTCTTTCCCTTAGCTTTCACCAAACCGAAATCCTAAAAGACTTCGTTTCCTACACCAAACGCAAAAAAATCACTATCGAAAACCACTTCGATTTAGTGCTAAAATTACTGTTATCCTCTAGCATCTGGTTTCTAAAATACCTAAAACAAATCAATCAGCGGATCAAACTCGCCGAGGACAACCTCGAAGAATCCATCAAAAACGAAGAACTTCAAGCCCTGTGGCAAATAGAAAAATGTTTGGTGTTTTTCGTGACTTCTCTAAAAGGCAACGATGTTCTATTTCGTCGAATCAAAAATTTGAAAGCGCACAAAGACAACTACGACCCCGAATTACTCGAAGATGTCGAAATCGAATTGCGCCAAGCCGAAGAAACCACCAACATTTACAGCAACATCTTAACCGGAATGATGGATGCGTATGCGTCTGTAATTTCGAACAATTTGAACGTAATAATGAAGCGCCTGACCTCCATATCCATCATCTTGATGATCCCGACTTTAGTCGCCAGTTTATACGGAATGAATGTGCCCAATAACTTTCAGGAAAACCCCTTCGGATTTTGGATTGTCCTATCCATTTCCGTGTCTATATCGGTTTTAGGCGTGTTTTTATTCAAGAAAAAGAATATGTTTTAG
- a CDS encoding c-type cytochrome: protein MKKYVGIIALFALVLQSFTSKPNTEDYFITKPNLSEDPVMQQINNGKLVYNKTCVACHQINGAGIPGAFPPLAKSENLNTDLNNSIKQVLVGSKGPKTINGKKYVVPMPKLALSDQQIADVFTYLYANWGNNKAVVKPEMVKAIRKRVL from the coding sequence TTGAAAAAGTATGTTGGCATCATAGCATTATTTGCACTGGTTTTGCAAAGTTTTACCTCAAAACCAAACACTGAAGATTATTTTATTACAAAACCCAATCTTTCAGAAGATCCTGTTATGCAACAAATAAATAACGGAAAATTGGTGTACAACAAGACTTGTGTGGCTTGCCATCAGATAAATGGAGCAGGAATACCGGGCGCTTTTCCTCCATTGGCAAAATCAGAAAATTTGAATACCGATCTCAACAATTCCATCAAACAAGTATTAGTTGGTTCAAAAGGCCCAAAAACCATTAATGGAAAAAAATACGTAGTTCCTATGCCTAAATTGGCGCTAAGCGACCAACAAATTGCCGATGTTTTTACTTATTTATATGCGAATTGGGGCAATAATAAAGCCGTGGTAAAACCAGAAATGGTGAAAGCAATCCGTAAGCGAGTGCTTTAA
- a CDS encoding serine hydrolase domain-containing protein — protein MKKFFKILGIAAVLFLLYFGYTTYPKLDLISGFSAKSMASGHFIDHRTQEMIENGDNDIPKIDWANNSINEGEQFATASVFGLKKRKAIYREGLGATLINDDFDVSKPYEVPKRTKLENNLPFPYGNGEPKDTVFSTINYAQLDAAVANAFDKKGVKNKRTRSILVIYKDKIIAEKYDTGFNKDSKILGWSMTKSITATLFGILQKQGKIDIYKPAPISEWANDERAKITINDLLHMNSGLEWEEDYTKICDATQMLFQAEDMTRSQLLKPAQFKPNTHWNYSSGTSNLLSGILRKQFKTHQEYLDFWYTNFIDKIGMNSMVVETDMAGNYVGSSYSWATTRDWAKFGLLYLNKGNWNGEQLFDETWAKYVATPTKGSNEKYGAHFWLNAGGRYPDAPRDLYSANGYQGQKVFIIPSKDLVIVRMGLTEDEKFDFNGLLKGIVGSLKQ, from the coding sequence ATGAAAAAATTCTTCAAAATTCTTGGTATAGCGGCTGTATTGTTTTTACTTTATTTTGGTTATACAACCTATCCAAAACTTGATTTGATTTCAGGATTCTCAGCCAAAAGTATGGCATCAGGTCATTTTATAGACCATCGTACCCAAGAAATGATTGAAAACGGCGACAATGATATTCCTAAAATTGATTGGGCAAATAATAGTATAAATGAAGGCGAACAATTTGCCACAGCTTCGGTTTTTGGTTTGAAAAAGCGAAAAGCCATTTACCGTGAAGGCTTGGGCGCTACTTTAATCAATGACGATTTTGATGTTTCAAAGCCTTATGAAGTGCCAAAAAGAACAAAATTGGAGAATAATTTGCCTTTCCCTTACGGAAATGGGGAACCGAAAGACACTGTTTTTTCAACGATTAATTATGCCCAATTGGATGCGGCTGTTGCCAATGCTTTTGATAAAAAAGGAGTTAAAAATAAAAGAACACGTTCGATTTTGGTAATTTACAAAGACAAAATCATCGCAGAGAAATACGATACGGGCTTCAATAAGGATTCTAAAATTTTGGGTTGGTCGATGACCAAAAGCATCACAGCTACACTATTTGGTATTTTGCAAAAACAAGGGAAAATTGACATTTATAAACCTGCTCCAATTAGCGAATGGGCCAATGATGAACGAGCAAAAATCACCATCAACGACTTGCTTCATATGAACTCTGGCTTGGAATGGGAAGAGGATTATACTAAAATTTGTGATGCTACCCAAATGCTTTTTCAAGCAGAAGATATGACGCGTTCTCAACTACTAAAACCAGCACAATTCAAACCCAACACGCATTGGAATTATTCCTCAGGCACCTCCAATTTGCTCTCGGGGATTTTGCGAAAACAATTCAAGACTCATCAGGAATATCTCGATTTTTGGTATACGAATTTTATTGACAAAATCGGAATGAATTCGATGGTGGTCGAAACGGATATGGCTGGAAATTACGTAGGTTCCTCTTACAGTTGGGCTACGACTAGGGATTGGGCCAAATTTGGTTTGCTGTATCTGAACAAAGGCAATTGGAACGGAGAGCAATTATTCGACGAAACTTGGGCAAAATATGTAGCTACACCAACCAAGGGTTCAAACGAAAAATATGGGGCACACTTTTGGCTCAATGCGGGAGGACGTTATCCTGATGCACCGCGTGATTTGTATTCCGCCAACGGATATCAAGGCCAAAAAGTATTTATTATTCCTTCGAAGGATTTAGTTATCGTTCGAATGGGGCTGACCGAAGATGAAAAGTTTGATTTCAATGGGTTGCTGAAAGGAATTGTGGGAAGTTTGAAGCAGTAA
- a CDS encoding aminotransferase class V-fold PLP-dependent enzyme: MLDINKVRADFPILSRTVNGKPLVYFDNGATSQKPQIVMDAITKYYQEINANIHRGVHTLSQLATDAYEISRGKIQNHINAKFAHEVIFTSGTTHGINAVANGFASILKPGDEVLVSALEHHSNIVPWQMLCEKTGAVLKVIPMNENGELIMAEYDKLLSDKTKIVTVNHISNALGTVNPVKYMIDKAHEFGAAVLIDGAQAVPHLKPDVQALDCDFYVFSGHKICGPTGVGILYGKEAWLNKLPPYQGGGEMIKEVSFEKTTYADLPHKFEAGTPDIAGGIVLGTAVDYMNSVGFDNIQQQELELLEYATTRLLEIEGLKIYGTAKEKTSVVSFNIGEIHPYDIGTIVDKLGIAVRTGHHCAQPIMDFFKIPGTIRASFAFYNTKEEIDVMIDALKRAQMMLS, from the coding sequence ATGTTAGATATCAACAAAGTTAGAGCCGATTTCCCGATACTTTCCAGAACGGTCAACGGAAAACCATTAGTCTATTTTGACAACGGCGCCACTTCGCAAAAACCACAAATTGTGATGGATGCGATTACAAAATACTATCAAGAAATCAATGCCAACATTCATCGTGGCGTGCATACTTTGAGTCAATTGGCCACGGATGCCTACGAAATTTCGCGTGGTAAAATTCAAAATCACATCAATGCCAAATTCGCTCACGAAGTGATTTTTACTTCGGGAACAACGCACGGAATTAATGCTGTTGCCAATGGTTTTGCTTCGATACTAAAACCGGGCGACGAAGTCTTGGTTTCAGCCTTGGAACACCATAGCAATATTGTGCCTTGGCAAATGTTGTGCGAGAAAACAGGAGCGGTTTTGAAAGTCATTCCGATGAATGAAAACGGCGAATTGATTATGGCGGAATACGATAAACTATTGTCAGATAAAACCAAAATTGTAACTGTAAATCACATCTCGAATGCTTTGGGAACAGTGAATCCCGTAAAATATATGATCGACAAAGCCCACGAATTTGGCGCTGCAGTTTTAATTGATGGTGCGCAAGCTGTTCCGCATTTGAAACCCGATGTTCAGGCTTTGGACTGTGATTTTTATGTTTTTTCAGGACATAAAATCTGTGGACCAACTGGTGTTGGAATTTTATACGGAAAAGAAGCTTGGCTCAACAAATTACCGCCTTACCAAGGGGGTGGCGAAATGATCAAAGAAGTCAGTTTCGAAAAAACCACTTATGCCGATTTACCACACAAATTTGAAGCAGGAACACCTGATATTGCGGGAGGAATTGTCTTAGGAACCGCTGTAGATTATATGAATTCTGTTGGTTTTGACAACATTCAACAGCAGGAATTGGAATTATTAGAATATGCTACCACACGATTATTAGAAATCGAAGGTTTGAAAATATATGGCACAGCCAAGGAAAAAACTTCGGTGGTTTCGTTTAACATTGGCGAAATCCATCCATACGATATTGGAACCATCGTGGACAAATTAGGCATTGCGGTTCGAACCGGTCATCATTGTGCGCAACCGATAATGGATTTTTTCAAAATTCCGGGGACCATTCGTGCCTCTTTTGCGTTTTACAATACCAAAGAAGAAATTGACGTTATGATTGACGCTTTGAAAAGAGCACAAATGATGTTGTCTTAA
- a CDS encoding SufE family protein has translation MSIKKIQDEIIDEFSMFDDWMQRYEYIIELGKNLPLIEEEFKTDDNIIKGCQSKVWLKGEQNEDKIVFTADSDAILTKGIIAILIRVFSNQKASDILNADMDFIDEIGLKEHLSPTRANGLVSMIKNIKMYALAFDAKK, from the coding sequence ATGAGCATTAAAAAAATACAAGACGAAATAATAGACGAGTTTTCGATGTTTGACGATTGGATGCAGCGTTATGAATACATTATCGAGTTGGGGAAAAACCTGCCCTTAATCGAAGAAGAATTCAAAACTGACGACAACATTATCAAAGGATGCCAATCGAAAGTATGGTTGAAAGGCGAGCAAAACGAAGATAAAATCGTTTTCACTGCCGATAGCGATGCCATTTTAACCAAAGGAATCATAGCGATTTTAATTCGGGTGTTTTCGAACCAAAAAGCTTCGGATATTTTGAATGCCGATATGGATTTCATAGATGAGATTGGGCTGAAAGAACATTTGTCGCCTACACGAGCCAACGGATTGGTTTCGATGATCAAAAATATAAAAATGTATGCCTTGGCATTCGATGCAAAAAAATGA
- a CDS encoding GxxExxY protein: MIITRSSLKDLVYQVNGAAIEVHKNIGAGLLENVYHQCLKKELELRKINFSSELQIPLNYKGYELESKLRCDLLIENCLVVELKSVTEINPVFEAQLLTYMNLLKAPMGLLINFNVKNIFYEGQKTMVNKYYRMLED, from the coding sequence ATGATTATAACCAGAAGTTCTCTCAAAGATTTAGTTTACCAAGTAAACGGAGCAGCGATTGAAGTTCATAAAAATATAGGAGCAGGACTTTTAGAAAACGTTTATCATCAATGTCTTAAAAAAGAATTAGAGTTAAGAAAAATAAATTTTTCATCTGAACTTCAAATTCCTTTAAATTATAAAGGATATGAATTAGAGTCAAAATTGAGATGTGACTTATTGATAGAAAATTGTCTTGTGGTAGAATTAAAATCAGTAACCGAAATAAACCCTGTTTTTGAAGCACAATTGCTTACTTATATGAATTTGTTAAAAGCTCCAATGGGTTTATTAATTAATTTTAATGTGAAAAACATTTTTTATGAAGGTCAAAAAACTATGGTTAATAAATATTATCGAATGTTAGAAGATTAA
- a CDS encoding DUF59 domain-containing protein — translation MEQKIDTEQLGIEIVSKLKTIYDPEIPVDIYELGLIYDVMVSTDFEVKILMTLTSPNCPVAESLPREVEEKVKSIEHIKDAEVEITFDPPWNKDLMSEEAKLELGML, via the coding sequence ATGGAACAAAAAATAGACACCGAACAATTAGGAATAGAAATCGTATCAAAACTCAAAACAATTTACGATCCCGAAATCCCTGTAGACATCTACGAATTAGGATTGATTTATGACGTAATGGTCAGCACTGATTTTGAAGTAAAAATCTTGATGACACTCACTTCACCGAACTGCCCTGTGGCCGAAAGTTTGCCTCGTGAAGTGGAAGAAAAGGTAAAATCAATCGAGCATATCAAAGATGCTGAAGTCGAAATCACCTTCGATCCACCTTGGAATAAAGATTTGATGAGCGAAGAAGCAAAATTAGAACTGGGAATGCTCTAA